The Sedimentibacter sp. zth1 DNA segment TAATATAAATATAAGATTTATCTTATTAACCTTATTAAATAAACTTATTTTATAATACAAAAGTTGCAATTGTTAAAATATATATTAACGATAGCGACTTTTATATTTATGTTCATATAGAACTTAATATTAATAAACACAGTAAGAAAGATAAAATATAAAAATTTCATATTGACAATTGTCAATGTGAATAATATAATAAAATTATCTTAAAGAGGAAAACATAATTTATATAATTGTGGAGGTTAAAATGTCGATATTCAATTTAAAAAAAGAAAAAAGCACTGAAAAAAAAAGTACAGGTGAAAATGTATCAGAAAATATAAATAAATCAAATTCTACAAGTTGTTTATCAATAAAGATATTAGGAAGTGGCTGTGACAAGTGTGATGATTTGAAAAATAATACAGATGAAGCCATAAAGGAATTAAATATAAATGCAACTGTTGAACATGTAGAGGATTTGGTGGAAATTGTGAAATATGGTGTTATGAGTTCACCTGCTCTTGTAGTAAATGAAAAGGTTGTTTCTCTTGGAAGAGTTCTTAAAAAACAAGAAGTAGAAGAAATATTAAAAAAATATATATAGCACGAGGTGTAAAATGGCAAATGAAAAAATAAATTTATATGTTCTAACTGGATTTTTAGGTTCAGGCAAAACTACAGTTCTTCTAAATATATTAGATGCACTAAAAGAAGAACGAGTTGGAGTTATCCAAAATGAATTTGGAAAGTTAGGTATTGATGGAGATATCATTAGAAAAGATAACATTGAAATGGTCGAGATAAACAAAGGCTCAATATTTTGCTCTTGTTTAAAGTTATCATTTGTTCAAGCGCTTGCTGAAATGTCCAAGCAAAATCTGAAATATCTATTTGTAGAAAGTTCAGGATTAGCTGATCCTTCTAATATTGAGGAAATACTAAAAGGTGTAGAAGCATTATCTGGCGGTGCTTATGAATTTAAAGGAGCTATTTGTCTTATAGATGCTGTGAATTTCGAAGAACAATTAAATGACATAGAAACAGTAAATAGACAATTAAAACACTGCAATATGGCAATAATCAATAAAATTGACTTGGTAGATGATAATAAAATCGAGGATTTGATAAAGAGTGTAAGAGTGGTTAATCCTGTTTGTGAAATTGAAAAAACATCCTTTGGAAAATTAAATTATGATTTTTTAACTAAAGATTTACTTCTATACAAATGGGCTGAGTGCGAAGAAACAACAAATTCAGTACAAAACAAGCCTAAAACTTTGATTTTAAATTATTATAAAAGTATAGAAAAAGAAAAATTGAACAGTTTTTTAAACATAATAAAAAAACATTGCTATAGGTTAAAAGGTTTCTTTGATATAGACGGTGAGTGGAATCAGGTTGATGTAGTAGGAGACCAAATAGACTACAAGCCATGTGAACAAAAGCAACATTCTGAAATGGTTGTAATTAGTAAAGTTGGCCCAGCAATCATTAAGACTCTGTTTACGACTTGGGAAGAAACAGTTGGAGATAAAGTAGAAATTAAAAACTAAAAGAATAGTTTAAATAAGCAAAGCTCAGAACATTAATTGTTCTGAGCTTTTTACTTATTCGCAATTTACTTTACAAAAATAAGTAGAGCAAGAATTAGCTCTATTTTTTTGAGTCAAATTAAATTACAAATATTTATAAAAATATATATTTATGGTATAATGTAGACAATAAAGTAGGGGGTGATTTAATTGATATATAAATCTAATAAGAAATTAATAGGATTTTTGAGTCTTTTACTATTAACTCTTATTTTTACATCATGTAAAAGTAATGTAGCTAATAACCAAGAACTAAATAATGATGAATTTCAAAATGTTGTAAAAAATAATAATACTACAAATTCTGATAAAGATGAGGGTAAACAGAAGATTGAGCATGAGGGTAACCAAAAGATTGAAAATGAGGATAAACAGGATATTGAGTATGAGGAAAAATGTAGTGATATAAAAAAGGACTTAGTAAAAATAAATAATAATATTGATTTAACTATTTTAGATATGCAGACTAATGATAACGAAACATATTATGTAGTTGCACAGGAAAAGGAAAATGGCAACCAAAAGCTTTTTACTTATAAAGATGAAGATAATATAGACTTAATATTAGACAAAGATAAAATAGAACTTTACTTGAATGATGAGTTTATATATATATATTTTGAAGATAGCAATGCTGATTATAAAAAGAATGTTTCTATTATTAACTTTAATGAAACAAATTCTCTGAAGAATCGTTATAGATTTAATAACGGAGAAGTGAATTTTGGTAATACAAATAAGTACTATGCTATATTATTTAATAAAAATTTAACTATATTTGATAAAAATGAACGTATATACAAAATCGAATTTGACAAGAAAAATGATGAATATTCCCAAGAAAAAGTATCTGAATTGCAAATTGTTTATGATTTATATTTTACTCAGGATGACAAAGATGTAATGGTAGCATCATCATGGAACACTTATAAAGATGTATTTCATAAAATAAACTTAACTGATTTTAGTACTAAAACTTATTATTTTGAGCAATGTGGATTTTACGGAAAAGAAAATTATAAATTTGATAGTGAAAGTGGTAATGTTTTATATGTGACAAGCAATGCTTATCCAAATTATGATCAATATGAAAATGATGATAATGATTTTAACTTCTTAACCTATTCAAATAATAGAATTCCGCATGTATACGATAACTATGATAAATATTTATATCTCAGAAATATTTATACTGGTCAAATGTATAAAATAGATAAAATAGATACAAATAAAAATAATGAGTATTATTATAGTTTTTTAAATGATGGAAGAATAGAGTATTATAATAAAGAATCAGATGAAATTAAGACTTTAGAAATAACCAAAATACAAAGTAATGATAATTTAGTATATTGTGAAATTTCTGGAGATGGCTATACCGCAGAAAATAAAGTCAATTCTAAAGCTTCAGAGTGTATTTCTAAATATATAGATGATAAATATAATATTTCATCAAATTGCATATTTTCACAAGATTTCGATGATGTTAGCTATGTAGTAGTTGAAATACCAAACTATGAAATTGAATCAAATAAATACGAAAATATTAACAATAATACTGACTGTTCTCATAATAATTTTTCTTTAGAATTATGGAAATATGAAAATGGAAAATGCAAGAGATTATTGTACAATCAGTTTAGGTTTAGTATATATAATATTAAGTTAGATTCAAGCGAAAAATACCTTATGATTCAAGATAGAAAAGGGTATATTGTAAAGCTTGATGAAGATAATAATATTCTCTATGAAGCTAAATACACAGGTTTTTCAAAAAGTCCTAATGGTAAATATACTTTAATATATAATACTGATGAATCATTTGCTGTACTTGAAAATAACAAAATGATAATTAATTATAATTATGAGGGCACTGATGATATTGATACATTTTGGCATGTAACAGTTGGTGATTTATTATCATACTGGTGGGATAAGGATTTTAACACTATTTATATTTTGCCGGGTCCGACAACATTCCCACGGGCAGATATATATCGTGTAGATTTGGACAAAAAAAAGGTTACTTCATTAGGTAGTATCAAGCTATTTCTTGAAAAGACTATAAATAAAGACTCATCCTATATTCTTTATGATGATTCTGTATTTACTGGAGATGCGGATGGATATTACGAACATTTATATATGAATAAAAAATACAATCGTTATTTATATAATTTTAGAACAAATGAAAAGTTTTATCTATCAGATGTGATTATATATCAATCTTGGAATCAAGATAATAATATAATTACATTTAATCAAAGTAGATATGGCGGAGAGCCTATAGAGCTTGAGATAGATATAAGTGATTACATAGATAAAGGCAGAGTAACAGTTATTTCTAATATCAAAGACCAAATAGTCTCTAAATCTAATAACACTATTAAAATTGAAGATATTGAGCTGGGTGAACTATATAAAACAGGTAATTCATATTATCAGGTAGTTAAAATAAATAACATAGATAAAATAAATAAACCTATATACGAATTATGGAAATATGAAAACGATAATTATGAAAGAGTATATTCAGATTGCACTAATATATTAGCTAAAGTAAGAAATCATGTTTTATATCTGTATTGTGTAAATAATAATGATACTGACAATTTAGTAATGAAAATTGATGGTTCAAATATTACAGAATTATGTTCAATGAAAGCTGATAAAATGTTTTTAAGTAATAACAGTAAATATATATGTTTTATTTCAAATAACGGTGATTTAAAGGTATATGATGAAAATGATAACTGTATAATTAACCAAAATATATATACAGAAAAACTTATGAATTTATTTGATAAAGAGTCTTTAGAGATAGCAGACTGCTACTGTATGAAATTTGACGAGCATATATTTGTCACAATAAAAAGTAATGACATGTTAGCTGATGTTATAGAGGTTGATTTAATTAACAAGGATATTTCTTCTACAGGCTGTGAACTTGATTGTCCATATGACAACTATTTTATTAATCCTGTATCAGGCATATTATTATATCAAACAGGACGTCCAATAAAAGAAATAAGACAAGACTGTAATTGTTATACTTTAACTCATGATGATGACGAGCGCTCATTAATAGCCATAAATTTAATTAATATGAAAAGAACTATAATTGATAGTGATAATTGTTTTTATCTATTCGATATAGAAGTTTATACTGATCGTGTGAATTTTCGTAAGTTTAAAGAAGGATGTAGTAGTTCATCTGGAAAAGAATATTATTTTGAAGAAAGTTTCTTTGGTAATTAATATGTCAACGACTAGAATTATGTATTTTAATCTAATATAAACATTATAAATTAATATTTAAAGCTTGGAAAATTAAATACTTTAACAAGTATTGTAATAGTTCCGAGCTTTTTATTGTATAATTGTCTTATTATTGTGGGAAAACAACAGTCAATAACCATTTAAATTGCTCTTGTCCGTAAACTGAATGTGGTTTATTTGCTGGCATAACTAATGTTTCATTTTGATTTAATATATATTCTTTACCGTCTACTGTGAATTTTCCTGTACCTTCTAAAACAGTTACCATAGCATCTCCTGTTGAACCATGAGTACCTATTTCTTCATCTTTGTCAAATGCAAAGACTGTTACGCTTATTGCACTATTTTGAACTAGTGTTTTACTTACCACTTGACCTTTTTGAATTTGAACTTGTTCGGATAATGATATTATTGTTTCGTGATCTATATTTTTAATTAATTTAGTTGTCATATTAATTCTCCTTAGTGGTTATAGTTTATATTTAATATCTATATTATAAAAATACTATACTATAATTATGAGGATTAATATGTTGTTTATACAACAAATATTAATATTTAGGAAATTTTATTTTAATGCATTTAGCTATTGGACACATCTTTGTTTAAAAAATTCATAATTTTCTTTGGTATACATAACTTTACAAATGGTTTTAATAATATAGCAACAGGTTTTGATGCAAACACCAGTAATATTGCAAAGCTTATTACAATTATGTCTGCTAAGAGTACGTAATTATTTTGTATGTTTGCTAATATATGATATTTACTTATAAGTTTTACTACAAATCCGTGTAGTAAATAAACATACATGCTGTTTTTACCAATAAAAGAAAATATGTTTTTAGAAGTAGGTGTAAGTATCATCAAAAATAAACCCAACATAATGGCACATAAATATATTTTAATTCTATGCATAATATTATAATTTAATATATTATAGGATGCTGAGCTATAAAGCCATGTAGAAATCAATTTATTATAATTAAAATATAAATATGTAATAGTACAAATAGATGATATAACTATGAACAATACAAAATATTTATTGTTTGTAATAGTTTTTTTTGTGAAGCCAAATTGATTAAAATAATATCCTAACAAAAAGAACGGAAAAAATACCAGAGATCTTGATAAAGATATATAGTAACCTACTGTATCAGAATATCCTGCTAATAGTCCGATAGCAAAAGCAATTATAATTGATAAAAAAATTTTTCTCTTTTTTGTTTGCCTAAATAATAAAATTAATCCATTCCATAATAGCATAGATGTTAGATACCACATTATCCAGTATGGAGTAGTGAAATCTATCTTAAATCCTTCTATTTTAATAATATAAATATTAAATAAGCAGTACAAAAGTTGAAAAACGAAGTAGGGATATATTATGTTAGTTATAATTTTAGAAGCATCTTGTTTAGTTGAAAAATAACCGGAGCAAAATGTGAAAATGGGTATGTGAAATAGATATATAATTCTGTATATATATAGAAATTTACCGGTATATGGTTCTATAAGATGGCCAAGTACAACAAAAAAAATTAGTAAAGCTTTTAAATTATCAAAGAAGTAATTTCTTTCAGTATTTAATCTATTCATCCAACACCTCTAAATAGTTATTATATATAAATTTAGTAAATTGAAAATATATGTTTAATTATACTATATAATACTAAATTAGTAAATAATAACATTAGATACAGTTTGCACAAAAAAAGCACAAACAAAACGTTTGTGCTTTTAACTATATGATTTTTTTAAATACATCTTGTTTTATCATAAATCCAATTGATAGAAAAGCAGTTAATATTTCAGCACATGGATATACCATCCATACTCCATTAAGTCCAAATATTTTTGGAAGTATTGTTATTAGGGTTACCAAGAATACTAAACCTCTGCAAAGTGTCAAAAAGGTGGCTGCCTTTGACTTACTAACAGCTTGAAAATATATTAATACTATGATGTTATATGCAAATAGAGGTATCGTATAAAATAACATTTTATTTGCTTGTATAGCCATGGTAATTAGCTCCATATTATCTCTATTAAACAACATAACAATTTGTTTTATAAAAATGCTTGATAATATTGATAGAACAACTGCACTTATAAAGCCATACATAATTGCTAAATGATAACTTTCATAAACTCTTTTGTTTTTCTTTGCGCCGTAGTTAAAACTTATTATTGGTTGCATGCCTTGTCCCATACCAAAATATATGTTAAAGAAGAATGTAGACATGTATGACATGATTGTAAATGAGCTTACAGCTATTTCTCCACCAAGTTCAATAATTGTTTTATTAAATATAACTGAAACAAGTGCATATCCCATTTCACTTATAAAGCTTGGAAAACCAATTTGTAGAGACTTAAATATTTCAGCATTTTTAAAGCTAATATTTTTAAAATCTAGTCTAAAATGACCTCTTTTATTGATGAAATGAAACAATAAAATTATACAAGCGATAAATTGAGATAGACCTGTTGCTATAGCAGCACCTTTTAATCCCATATCCATTATAAAAATAAAAATGTAATTCATGGTGATGTTTGCCAATGCACTTACTATCATAGCAATCAT contains these protein-coding regions:
- a CDS encoding thioredoxin family protein; amino-acid sequence: MSIFNLKKEKSTEKKSTGENVSENINKSNSTSCLSIKILGSGCDKCDDLKNNTDEAIKELNINATVEHVEDLVEIVKYGVMSSPALVVNEKVVSLGRVLKKQEVEEILKKYI
- a CDS encoding GTP-binding protein translates to MANEKINLYVLTGFLGSGKTTVLLNILDALKEERVGVIQNEFGKLGIDGDIIRKDNIEMVEINKGSIFCSCLKLSFVQALAEMSKQNLKYLFVESSGLADPSNIEEILKGVEALSGGAYEFKGAICLIDAVNFEEQLNDIETVNRQLKHCNMAIINKIDLVDDNKIEDLIKSVRVVNPVCEIEKTSFGKLNYDFLTKDLLLYKWAECEETTNSVQNKPKTLILNYYKSIEKEKLNSFLNIIKKHCYRLKGFFDIDGEWNQVDVVGDQIDYKPCEQKQHSEMVVISKVGPAIIKTLFTTWEETVGDKVEIKN
- a CDS encoding cupin domain-containing protein — translated: MTTKLIKNIDHETIISLSEQVQIQKGQVVSKTLVQNSAISVTVFAFDKDEEIGTHGSTGDAMVTVLEGTGKFTVDGKEYILNQNETLVMPANKPHSVYGQEQFKWLLTVVFPQ
- a CDS encoding acyltransferase family protein — protein: MNRLNTERNYFFDNLKALLIFFVVLGHLIEPYTGKFLYIYRIIYLFHIPIFTFCSGYFSTKQDASKIITNIIYPYFVFQLLYCLFNIYIIKIEGFKIDFTTPYWIMWYLTSMLLWNGLILLFRQTKKRKIFLSIIIAFAIGLLAGYSDTVGYYISLSRSLVFFPFFLLGYYFNQFGFTKKTITNNKYFVLFIVISSICTITYLYFNYNKLISTWLYSSASYNILNYNIMHRIKIYLCAIMLGLFLMILTPTSKNIFSFIGKNSMYVYLLHGFVVKLISKYHILANIQNNYVLLADIIVISFAILLVFASKPVAILLKPFVKLCIPKKIMNFLNKDVSNS
- a CDS encoding MATE family efflux transporter, coding for MNKSINLGTDPIKKLFNYYLFASVLGMIVKSLHLMLDGIFVSNGVGPEALAAVNIIMPLVVASTATTLAISVGGSTLASIRFGEDKKEKAQSIFIASSVIIFFIGLVFSALFLFNPEGICRFLGANNAIMQYTIEYGKYISYGLPFYTFATGLAIFVRNDQNPKLSMIAMIVSALANITMNYIFIFIMDMGLKGAAIATGLSQFIACIILLFHFINKRGHFRLDFKNISFKNAEIFKSLQIGFPSFISEMGYALVSVIFNKTIIELGGEIAVSSFTIMSYMSTFFFNIYFGMGQGMQPIISFNYGAKKNKRVYESYHLAIMYGFISAVVLSILSSIFIKQIVMLFNRDNMELITMAIQANKMLFYTIPLFAYNIIVLIYFQAVSKSKAATFLTLCRGLVFLVTLITILPKIFGLNGVWMVYPCAEILTAFLSIGFMIKQDVFKKII